One Parcubacteria group bacterium DNA window includes the following coding sequences:
- a CDS encoding trypsin-like peptidase domain-containing protein, whose protein sequence is METFFLTILKGLATFVATIALFLGIGGNATTDPVAHFQPVSVVGTEVQSEAVTEQAAKETPVKESTPSEPSASVVSAEVLPQQELISQALIDEALSRIRAPKHEVRVSIPEINTDARSAVVNVFCLSQSGGLFEPLSGSGVLIDPRGIILTNAHVGQYFLLRDYLGIKDFIDCIIRTGSPAHPTYRAELVYLSPSWVERSAQKLSQDDNRGTGKDDYAFLRITGRILEEDALPSSVPTLTPAIKNDADLKGLPVLVASYPAGFLGGTTINRDLWGISSVTTVLGVYTFRETEPYTPDIFGIAGTVGAQEGSSGGAVVSLEDGTLVGLITARTEGETTSERELRAITLFHIDESLQASIGLTLKAFLEKDMVEIQHVFDEHDAPRLKKLLEDSLGGDSN, encoded by the coding sequence ATGGAAACCTTTTTTCTTACCATTTTAAAGGGGCTTGCGACATTTGTGGCAACTATCGCCCTTTTTTTAGGTATTGGAGGCAATGCTACAACAGACCCGGTGGCTCATTTCCAACCGGTCTCTGTCGTGGGAACGGAGGTGCAAAGCGAAGCCGTGACCGAACAGGCCGCAAAAGAAACTCCTGTGAAAGAGAGTACGCCAAGCGAACCATCGGCTTCTGTTGTCTCGGCGGAGGTACTGCCACAACAAGAGTTAATCTCTCAGGCGCTTATCGACGAAGCCTTGAGTCGCATTCGTGCACCTAAACACGAAGTGCGCGTTTCGATTCCGGAGATTAACACCGATGCGCGCAGTGCTGTTGTGAATGTATTTTGCCTGTCGCAAAGCGGAGGATTATTTGAACCACTCTCGGGAAGTGGGGTCTTGATCGACCCGCGCGGCATCATCCTGACCAACGCCCATGTTGGGCAATATTTTCTGCTCCGTGATTACTTGGGTATTAAGGATTTCATTGACTGCATCATCCGCACGGGAAGCCCTGCGCACCCCACCTATCGCGCAGAGTTGGTCTATCTCTCACCCTCGTGGGTCGAGAGGAGTGCGCAAAAACTTTCCCAAGACGACAATAGAGGCACCGGAAAAGATGACTACGCCTTTCTCCGCATTACGGGGAGAATATTGGAAGAAGACGCACTTCCTTCATCTGTGCCCACACTCACTCCTGCCATAAAGAATGACGCGGATTTGAAGGGGCTCCCTGTTCTCGTCGCAAGCTACCCTGCAGGCTTCCTGGGTGGCACGACCATAAACCGCGATTTGTGGGGAATCTCTAGTGTCACAACAGTCTTGGGTGTATACACCTTTCGAGAAACAGAACCATATACCCCCGATATTTTTGGCATAGCAGGTACTGTTGGTGCCCAAGAGGGATCTTCGGGTGGCGCCGTTGTAAGCTTGGAAGATGGAACACTCGTGGGGCTCATCACTGCCCGCACAGAAGGAGAGACGACATCCGAACGCGAACTACGAGCAATAACACTGTTCCATATAGACGAGAGCCTGCAGGCAAGTATAGGGCTTACATTAAAAGCATTTCTCGAAAAAGACATGGTGGAAATACAGCATGTTTTTGACGAACACGACGCTCCACGACTAAAAAAACTCCTCGAGGACTCTCTTGGCGGCGATAGCAATTAA
- a CDS encoding A/G-specific adenine glycosylase: MNKLSSRDIARFQTKIWQYYKKHGRDLPWRHTVHPYRIVVSEIMLQQTQVKRGLAKYPLFIKAFPSFRALARVPLARVLQEWSGLGYNRRAVNLHRLANIVVKDYSGRLPSDFESLKNLPGIGSATAASIRAFAFNEPTPFIETNIRTVFIHHFFENRTRQKIKVDDKDILKLVEQTLPADNPREWYWALMDYGTHIKEMYGNPNVIARAYKKQSRFKGSDREIRGAVLKALIGKPEALSLNTIIKYVGGEKLRIQKQLSALIREGFLEVTKRKGLLLYSLSTSTNTKPSTRILS; encoded by the coding sequence ATGAATAAGCTTTCGTCTCGAGACATCGCGCGATTTCAAACTAAAATCTGGCAGTATTACAAAAAACACGGGCGCGATCTCCCTTGGAGACACACAGTACACCCCTACAGAATCGTCGTTTCGGAGATAATGCTTCAGCAGACGCAGGTGAAGCGGGGACTTGCGAAGTACCCCTTGTTTATCAAAGCGTTTCCCTCGTTTCGTGCGCTTGCGCGAGTCCCTCTTGCTCGGGTACTCCAGGAGTGGAGTGGTCTCGGCTACAATCGCCGAGCAGTCAATCTTCATCGCCTCGCGAACATAGTTGTAAAAGACTATTCTGGGCGATTGCCGAGCGATTTTGAATCGCTCAAAAACCTTCCCGGCATTGGCAGTGCAACAGCCGCGTCCATTCGCGCTTTCGCTTTTAATGAACCCACCCCGTTCATCGAGACCAACATACGAACAGTTTTTATTCACCACTTTTTTGAGAATCGTACACGACAAAAAATAAAAGTAGACGACAAAGATATTTTAAAATTGGTAGAGCAAACGCTTCCCGCGGACAATCCGCGTGAGTGGTATTGGGCGCTTATGGACTACGGCACTCATATCAAAGAAATGTATGGAAATCCGAATGTGATCGCGCGAGCGTACAAGAAACAATCTCGTTTTAAAGGTTCAGACCGAGAGATTCGTGGAGCGGTACTCAAGGCCCTTATTGGGAAACCCGAGGCTCTTTCTTTGAATACAATTATCAAATATGTAGGAGGGGAGAAACTTCGTATACAAAAACAACTCTCAGCGCTCATTCGCGAAGGATTTCTTGAGGTCACTAAGAGAAAAGGCCTGCTTCTGTATTCGCTGTCGACCTCTACAAACACAAAGCCCTCCACCCGCATTCTCTCTTGA
- the ppsA gene encoding phosphoenolpyruvate synthase: MKREPLILWFKDMTRDSLNLAGGKGANLGELVSKGVAVPNGFTVTTVLWRFFMEEGNLVATIKEHLRHINFDANDGSLGQYASYIWRDIANTEMSERLKKAVHRAYLLLDREYSRDQNTDVAVRSSAVCEDSNDSSFAGQHETYLNIRGTKNVIEHIIKCFASLFTARSIAYRHERGIPLFPEDGIAVVVQKMVRSDKASSGVAFSHEPVTQAPFLVCIQGSWGLGETVVKGEVTPDTFMLLKPPTKGARPILARKELGTKTVKRIYGYGEHGPVRLVDTTKEEREHFCLSQEEMMYLAEQVILLEEHYGRPIDVEWAKFGDGEKIGDGKIYIVQTRPATALRDPFIQITTLVKVGQSAQVLAIGAAASPGAVCGVPQVVDSPEDISQFSTGNILVAKMTDPDWLPAMRRAKAVVTDEGGKTSHAAIVARELGIPCIVGAKHATEVLQGKSDVTVDANQNERGEGTIFKGTLILETKTTDLRPALEAKKQTRTKVMFIMADPASAERFYAYPNDGIGLVRLEFVMENLIRLHPSLATQDLQLLPLADEERKRVAQLTAGYDTLREYVVGTLTQGIALLAGAMYPNPIIVRFSDFKTNEYRRLLGGHLFEPHEENPMLGWRGASRYADERYRKAFALECEAIKRVRDEYGFTNVKVMVPFCRTPDEGERVIREMEKSGLVRGENNLEVYMMVEIPTNVIDLESFAPHFDGFSIGSNDLTQLTVGIDRDSGALAHIADERNPSVKKLMKMAIEKAHALGKPIGICGQAPSNHPDYAAFLVDCGIDSISVMPDAVPQTIQNVLAAEQGEKA, translated from the coding sequence ATGAAAAGGGAGCCACTCATTCTCTGGTTTAAGGACATGACGAGAGATTCTCTCAACCTTGCTGGTGGTAAGGGTGCAAATCTGGGAGAGTTGGTGTCAAAGGGTGTTGCCGTTCCAAATGGCTTCACAGTCACTACTGTGTTGTGGCGGTTCTTCATGGAGGAAGGAAACCTCGTAGCAACTATCAAGGAGCACTTGAGACATATCAACTTCGACGCAAATGACGGTTCTCTCGGTCAATACGCAAGCTACATTTGGCGAGACATTGCAAACACAGAAATGTCAGAGCGCTTGAAAAAGGCCGTACACCGGGCGTACCTTCTTTTGGATAGAGAATACAGCAGAGACCAAAACACCGATGTCGCCGTGCGATCTTCGGCAGTATGTGAAGACAGTAATGACTCTTCATTTGCCGGACAGCACGAGACATACTTGAACATTCGCGGTACAAAGAATGTGATTGAACACATTATCAAGTGTTTCGCGTCCCTCTTTACCGCACGTTCAATCGCGTATCGACACGAACGTGGCATTCCACTCTTCCCAGAAGATGGCATCGCCGTTGTCGTGCAAAAGATGGTTCGCTCCGACAAAGCGTCGTCCGGTGTTGCGTTCTCACACGAACCAGTGACCCAAGCACCCTTCCTCGTTTGTATCCAAGGAAGTTGGGGGCTCGGCGAAACTGTGGTTAAGGGTGAAGTCACTCCGGATACGTTTATGCTCTTGAAGCCGCCGACGAAGGGCGCGCGTCCCATACTTGCTCGCAAAGAGCTCGGCACCAAGACTGTCAAGCGTATTTATGGATATGGCGAGCATGGACCAGTCCGTCTTGTGGATACGACAAAAGAAGAGCGCGAGCATTTCTGCCTTTCTCAAGAAGAAATGATGTACCTCGCTGAACAAGTGATTCTCCTTGAGGAGCACTACGGCCGCCCCATTGATGTCGAGTGGGCAAAGTTTGGTGATGGCGAGAAGATTGGTGACGGCAAAATCTATATTGTCCAAACGCGTCCCGCGACAGCACTTCGAGATCCGTTTATTCAAATAACGACGCTGGTCAAGGTTGGCCAGTCTGCTCAAGTGCTTGCTATCGGTGCAGCAGCCTCCCCCGGAGCCGTCTGTGGTGTCCCGCAAGTCGTTGATTCTCCCGAAGACATTTCGCAGTTTAGCACTGGCAATATTCTTGTTGCGAAGATGACTGATCCAGATTGGCTTCCTGCTATGCGGAGAGCCAAGGCAGTGGTCACTGACGAAGGCGGCAAAACCTCGCACGCGGCAATTGTTGCTCGCGAACTTGGTATTCCGTGTATTGTTGGCGCAAAGCATGCGACCGAGGTCCTTCAAGGCAAGAGCGATGTCACTGTTGACGCAAATCAGAATGAGCGCGGCGAGGGTACTATTTTCAAAGGAACATTGATCCTTGAGACCAAGACTACCGATCTCCGTCCTGCCCTTGAGGCAAAGAAGCAAACTCGCACGAAAGTGATGTTCATCATGGCGGATCCGGCAAGCGCCGAACGATTCTATGCGTACCCCAATGATGGCATTGGTCTGGTACGGCTCGAGTTTGTCATGGAGAACCTGATTCGGCTTCATCCTTCACTCGCCACACAAGACCTTCAACTTCTTCCGCTTGCAGACGAGGAGCGCAAGAGAGTTGCGCAGCTTACGGCGGGATACGATACACTCCGCGAATATGTGGTGGGCACACTAACCCAAGGCATTGCCCTACTCGCTGGAGCAATGTATCCGAACCCGATTATTGTCCGTTTCTCCGATTTCAAGACGAACGAGTACCGCCGCCTTTTGGGTGGACACCTCTTCGAGCCGCATGAGGAAAACCCTATGCTGGGTTGGCGAGGTGCATCACGGTACGCAGATGAGCGCTATCGCAAAGCGTTCGCACTTGAATGTGAGGCAATCAAACGTGTTCGCGATGAATACGGCTTCACAAATGTAAAGGTGATGGTCCCCTTCTGCCGAACGCCCGATGAAGGCGAGCGCGTCATCAGGGAAATGGAGAAGTCCGGTCTCGTGCGCGGAGAAAATAATCTTGAGGTGTATATGATGGTCGAAATTCCGACTAATGTCATTGATCTTGAATCATTTGCTCCTCACTTTGACGGCTTCTCTATTGGATCAAATGATCTGACACAATTGACTGTTGGCATTGATCGTGACTCCGGCGCGCTTGCCCACATTGCGGATGAGCGCAACCCAAGCGTCAAGAAGTTAATGAAAATGGCAATTGAGAAAGCACACGCCCTCGGCAAGCCGATCGGCATTTGTGGCCAAGCCCCTTCAAACCATCCCGACTACGCAGCGTTCCTTGTCGATTGTGGCATCGACTCTATTTCGGTCATGCCCGATGCTGTGCCGCAGACAATCCAAAACGTTCTTGCAGCAGAGCAAGGAGAAAAAGCTTAA
- a CDS encoding inositol monophosphatase, whose translation MPNPIPMEVASSLARAAGEVIRKNFSSNMAKEWKDERSPVTATDLLVNEMVLKKLRSCYPTCSILSEEGNDCLENSDNVWICDPVDGTHNFAHGIPTATFALALIQNGEPVLGIIYDPFLDRMWSAEKGKGAYVNGKRITVSKHASLKSALIGMGKMKKVFNFFPAMEEGYDKGISFITGLSTHYMAGLVAQGEFAASFFGGRPPHDMAASAIIVREAGGVVTDLHGNVPKRYDTEMDGQLCSNGILHEELLSLIQSGKIS comes from the coding sequence ATGCCGAACCCCATACCCATGGAAGTGGCCTCCTCCCTTGCCCGCGCAGCTGGTGAGGTTATTCGCAAAAACTTTTCGAGTAACATGGCGAAGGAGTGGAAGGACGAGCGCTCCCCCGTCACTGCGACCGATCTCCTCGTGAACGAGATGGTTCTGAAGAAACTCCGAAGCTGCTACCCGACCTGTAGCATACTTTCAGAGGAAGGTAATGACTGTCTAGAGAATAGCGACAATGTTTGGATCTGCGACCCTGTGGACGGAACGCACAACTTTGCGCACGGCATACCCACGGCAACGTTTGCGCTTGCGCTCATCCAAAATGGTGAACCTGTGCTCGGTATTATCTACGACCCATTCCTTGATCGAATGTGGAGCGCAGAAAAAGGAAAGGGAGCATACGTGAATGGTAAGCGCATTACTGTCTCGAAGCACGCTTCACTTAAAAGCGCTCTTATCGGCATGGGCAAGATGAAGAAAGTGTTTAATTTCTTCCCCGCCATGGAAGAGGGCTATGACAAGGGTATTTCCTTCATCACTGGTCTCTCTACCCACTACATGGCCGGTTTGGTTGCTCAAGGCGAGTTTGCCGCCTCTTTCTTCGGCGGCAGACCCCCACACGACATGGCGGCCTCGGCAATCATCGTCCGGGAAGCTGGTGGTGTGGTTACTGACCTACACGGAAACGTTCCCAAGCGGTATGATACAGAGATGGACGGGCAGCTCTGTTCTAATGGCATACTCCATGAAGAGTTGCTCTCACTTATACAAAGCGGGAAAATTTCTTAA
- the xth gene encoding exodeoxyribonuclease III, giving the protein MKLLSWNVNGLRSVHRNGYWPAFLKEAPDIFCFQETKAEVEQLPLEVRDVPGYFSYFSSSKIKKGYSGVATYTKKEPDKVEYGMGIERFDSEGRLLAVYFGKTVLFNVYFPNGGGGPERLAYKFDFYDAFLEHIEALRNDGYKIIFCGDVNTAHEAIDLARPKENEMNTGFLPEERAWIDGVVNHGYLDTFRLLHPRDAGAYSYWDMKTRARDRNVGWRIDYFFISSNLRPRLKDAFILPNILGSDHAPVGIDIDL; this is encoded by the coding sequence ATGAAACTACTTTCGTGGAACGTTAATGGTCTTCGTTCGGTGCATCGAAACGGCTACTGGCCCGCGTTTTTGAAAGAGGCCCCGGACATTTTTTGTTTTCAGGAAACAAAAGCAGAGGTAGAACAACTACCACTCGAAGTCAGGGATGTGCCCGGTTATTTTTCGTACTTTTCCTCTTCAAAAATTAAGAAGGGGTACAGCGGTGTTGCAACATATACAAAAAAAGAGCCGGATAAGGTGGAATACGGAATGGGGATTGAGCGTTTTGATTCCGAAGGGCGTCTGCTCGCTGTGTATTTCGGCAAAACAGTACTTTTCAACGTGTACTTTCCAAATGGTGGAGGTGGACCAGAACGCCTGGCGTATAAGTTCGACTTCTATGATGCATTTTTAGAGCACATTGAAGCTTTACGCAATGATGGGTACAAAATTATTTTCTGTGGCGATGTGAATACTGCGCATGAGGCAATTGACCTGGCTCGGCCCAAAGAGAACGAGATGAATACCGGCTTTCTCCCGGAAGAGCGCGCATGGATTGACGGGGTGGTGAACCATGGATATCTCGACACCTTTCGCCTTCTCCACCCACGCGACGCAGGTGCGTACTCCTACTGGGACATGAAGACACGCGCACGTGATAGAAATGTCGGTTGGCGTATCGACTACTTTTTCATAAGCAGTAATCTGCGACCTCGATTAAAGGATGCTTTTATTTTGCCCAACATCCTCGGTTCTGACCATGCTCCCGTTGGGATAGATATTGATCTATGA